One genomic window of Geodermatophilus sp. DSM 44513 includes the following:
- a CDS encoding PhoH family protein produces MVALLGSGDELLRLVEQAVDTDVHVRGNEISVTGRPADNAFAVAVFDELIALLGTGQALRPDSVRRVIGMLRAGGSERPADVLSLDIISRRGRTIRPKTLNQKRYVDAIDTHTVVFGIGPAGTGKTYLAMAKAVQALQTKQVNRIILTRPAVEAGERLGYLPGTLSEKIDPYLRPLYDALHDMVDPESIPRLMQSGTIEVAPLAYMRGRAQPYNSQVLTPDGFVPMGTLQVGDLVIGSDGTPTPVLGVYPQGVKQVYRVATQDGAWTLACGEHLWTVATPEDKRRGTTRTLETQEMVGRLRRGNIRRYELPVVQPVHLAPQDVPLDPYALGLLLGDGCLTTSTTPAFATADAELVVALDEALDGIEVEHKSGYDYVLRHRDGGRGGLRVANPVTAVLRRLDLAGTTSATKFVPEEYLHNSAAVRTAVLQGLLDSDGGPVTQRGRTCRVQYSTTSPGLKDGVTFLVRSLGGVVYTRPRESAGRPPGLAGGWPVEYREDAYVLDIRLPEGVEPFRLSRKKRAYELAGGGRPMRFIDSIEPVGEQETLCIQVAAQDSLYVTDDFLVTHNTLNDAFVILDEAQNTTAEQMKMFLTRLGFGSKIVVTGDVTQVDLPGGAQSGLRIVREILDGIEDVHFSHLTSSDVVRHRLVGDIVDAYERWDAANDQRPASAQQPVRPSRPRRQGS; encoded by the coding sequence ATGGTCGCCCTCCTCGGCTCCGGCGACGAGCTGCTGCGCCTGGTCGAGCAGGCCGTCGACACAGACGTCCACGTGCGCGGCAACGAGATCTCGGTGACCGGCCGCCCGGCCGACAACGCCTTTGCCGTCGCGGTCTTCGACGAGCTGATCGCGCTGCTGGGCACCGGCCAGGCGCTGCGCCCCGACTCGGTGCGCCGGGTCATCGGGATGCTGCGCGCCGGCGGCTCGGAGCGGCCGGCCGACGTCCTCAGCCTGGACATCATCAGCCGCCGCGGGCGCACCATCCGGCCCAAGACGCTGAACCAGAAGCGCTACGTCGACGCCATCGACACGCACACCGTCGTCTTCGGCATCGGCCCGGCCGGCACCGGCAAGACCTACCTGGCGATGGCCAAGGCCGTGCAGGCGCTGCAGACCAAGCAGGTCAACCGGATCATCCTCACCCGCCCGGCCGTCGAGGCCGGCGAGCGGCTCGGGTACCTGCCCGGCACGCTCAGCGAGAAGATCGACCCCTACCTGCGGCCGCTGTACGACGCGCTGCACGACATGGTCGACCCGGAGTCGATCCCGCGGCTGATGCAGTCGGGGACCATCGAGGTCGCCCCGCTGGCCTACATGCGTGGCCGGGCCCAGCCGTACAACTCCCAGGTGCTCACCCCGGACGGCTTCGTGCCGATGGGCACCCTGCAGGTCGGTGACCTGGTCATCGGCTCCGACGGGACGCCGACCCCGGTCCTGGGGGTGTACCCCCAGGGCGTCAAGCAGGTCTACCGGGTCGCCACCCAGGACGGCGCGTGGACGCTGGCCTGCGGCGAGCACCTGTGGACCGTCGCGACGCCCGAGGACAAGCGCCGGGGGACGACCCGCACCCTCGAGACGCAGGAGATGGTCGGCCGGCTCCGGCGCGGCAACATCCGCCGCTACGAGCTCCCGGTGGTCCAGCCGGTCCACCTCGCGCCCCAGGACGTGCCACTGGACCCCTACGCCCTGGGCCTGCTGCTCGGCGACGGCTGCCTGACGACGTCCACCACGCCGGCCTTCGCGACCGCTGACGCCGAGTTGGTCGTCGCGCTCGACGAGGCGCTCGACGGGATCGAGGTGGAGCACAAGTCCGGGTACGACTACGTGCTGCGGCACCGGGACGGTGGGCGCGGGGGGCTGCGCGTCGCCAACCCGGTGACCGCGGTGCTGCGGCGTCTCGACCTCGCCGGGACGACGTCCGCCACGAAGTTCGTGCCCGAGGAGTACCTGCACAACTCGGCGGCCGTGCGCACCGCCGTGCTGCAGGGCCTCCTGGACTCCGACGGGGGGCCGGTCACGCAGCGCGGACGCACGTGCCGCGTGCAGTACTCGACGACGTCACCGGGCCTCAAGGACGGCGTCACCTTCCTCGTGCGGTCCCTGGGCGGGGTCGTGTACACCCGGCCGCGGGAGTCGGCCGGCCGCCCGCCAGGCCTCGCCGGAGGCTGGCCGGTCGAGTACCGCGAGGACGCCTACGTCCTCGACATCCGTCTCCCCGAGGGCGTCGAGCCGTTCCGGCTGTCGCGCAAGAAGCGGGCGTACGAGCTCGCCGGAGGTGGCCGGCCGATGCGGTTCATCGACAGCATCGAGCCGGTGGGCGAGCAGGAGACCCTGTGCATCCAGGTCGCCGCGCAGGACTCGCTGTACGTGACCGACGACTTCCTGGTCACGCACAACACCCTGAACGACGCGTTCGTCATCCTCGACGAGGCGCAGAACACCACCGCCGAGCAGATGAAGATGTTCCTCACCCGGCTCGGCTTCGGCTCGAAGATCGTGGTCACCGGTGACGTCACCCAGGTCGACCTGCCCGGTGGTGCGCAGAGCGGGCTGCGCATCGTGCGGGAGATCCTCGACGGCATCGAGGACGTGCACTTCTCCCACCTGACCAGCTCCGACGTCGTCCGCCACCGGCTGGTCGGCGACATCGTCGACGCCTACGAGCGCTGGGACGCCGCGAACGACCAGCGCCCGGCCTCCGCCCAGCAGCCGGTGCGGCCCTCGCGGCCGCGCCGGCAGGGGAGCTGA
- the era gene encoding GTPase Era, which produces MSPPEQPPYRSGFACLVGRPNAGKTTLTNALVGEKVGIVSNRPQTTRHAIRGVVHRPGGQLVLVDTPGLHKPKSLLGRRLNDVVRDTLSDVDVVVFCVPADQPVGTGDRYIARQLAEVRAPVVVVVTKTDAASKKQVAEQLLAASALVEAAEVVPVSAVRGDQVELLEDLLVGLLPEGPPLYPDEQTTDEDVERQLAELVREAALEKVFQEVPHSLAVTIEELTRRPDPKRDGGELVEVHALLHVERPSQKPMLLGRGGVTVKAIGTEARQGMETLLDARVHLDLHVTVLGEWQDDPKKLNRLGY; this is translated from the coding sequence GTGAGCCCGCCGGAGCAGCCGCCCTACCGCAGCGGCTTCGCGTGCCTGGTGGGCCGCCCCAACGCGGGCAAGACCACGCTGACCAACGCCCTGGTCGGCGAGAAGGTCGGCATCGTCAGCAACCGCCCGCAGACCACCCGGCACGCCATCCGCGGCGTCGTCCACCGGCCCGGCGGCCAGCTGGTGCTCGTCGACACCCCGGGCCTGCACAAGCCGAAGAGCCTGCTGGGCCGCCGGCTCAACGACGTCGTCCGCGACACCCTGTCCGACGTCGACGTGGTCGTGTTCTGCGTGCCGGCCGACCAGCCCGTCGGCACCGGCGACCGGTACATCGCCCGCCAGCTCGCCGAGGTGCGGGCCCCGGTCGTCGTCGTGGTCACCAAGACCGACGCGGCGTCGAAGAAGCAGGTCGCCGAGCAGCTGCTGGCCGCCAGCGCGCTGGTCGAGGCCGCCGAGGTGGTGCCGGTGAGCGCGGTGCGCGGCGACCAGGTCGAGCTGCTGGAGGACCTGCTGGTCGGCCTCCTGCCCGAGGGCCCCCCGCTGTACCCCGACGAGCAGACCACCGACGAGGACGTCGAACGGCAGCTGGCCGAGCTGGTCCGCGAGGCGGCGCTGGAGAAGGTGTTCCAGGAGGTGCCGCACTCCCTCGCGGTCACCATCGAGGAGCTGACCCGCCGGCCGGACCCCAAGCGGGACGGCGGCGAGCTGGTCGAGGTGCACGCGCTGCTGCACGTCGAGCGGCCCAGCCAGAAGCCGATGCTGCTGGGGAGGGGCGGGGTGACCGTCAAGGCGATCGGCACCGAGGCCCGCCAGGGGATGGAGACGCTGCTGGACGCCCGCGTGCACCTGGACCTGCACGTGACCGTGCTCGGCGAGTGGCAGGACGACCCGAAGAAGCTCAACCGGCTGGGCTACTGA
- a CDS encoding DUF1028 domain-containing protein → MTFSLVGRSPDGSALGVAVASKFLAAGAYVPAAAADAGALATQAHVNLELKTRGLAMLREGVAAGELLQRFFDADPDRAERQAGVVDRDGRAATFTGERAQHWAGGRTGEGPEGSFAAQGNLLAGPGVVDAMVDAWLASAAEPDLARRLVAALAAGQDAGGDPRGKQAAAVLVVSAGGGYGGLGDVVVDLRSDDHPEPIGELTRMLDLHDLYFGSTPAEQLLAHTPELDGELVRRLAATGYASGDLGRDLYDWMGRENFEERWHDDRIDPVVLEHLRRTTG, encoded by the coding sequence GTGACCTTCTCCCTCGTCGGCCGCAGCCCGGACGGCTCCGCCCTCGGCGTGGCCGTGGCCAGCAAGTTCCTCGCCGCGGGCGCCTACGTACCGGCCGCGGCGGCCGACGCCGGGGCGCTGGCCACCCAGGCCCACGTGAACCTGGAGCTCAAGACCCGCGGGTTGGCCATGCTCCGCGAGGGCGTGGCCGCCGGCGAGTTGCTGCAGCGGTTCTTCGACGCCGACCCCGACCGCGCCGAGCGGCAGGCCGGGGTGGTCGACCGGGACGGCCGGGCGGCCACCTTCACCGGTGAGCGGGCCCAGCACTGGGCCGGCGGGCGCACCGGCGAGGGCCCGGAGGGGTCCTTCGCCGCCCAGGGCAACCTGCTCGCCGGCCCCGGCGTGGTCGACGCGATGGTCGACGCCTGGCTGGCCTCCGCCGCCGAGCCGGACCTCGCCCGGCGGCTGGTCGCCGCGCTGGCCGCCGGTCAGGACGCCGGCGGTGACCCCCGCGGCAAGCAGGCGGCGGCGGTGCTCGTCGTCTCAGCCGGCGGCGGCTACGGCGGGCTCGGCGACGTCGTCGTCGACCTGCGCAGCGACGACCACCCCGAGCCCATCGGCGAGCTGACGCGGATGCTGGACCTGCACGACCTGTACTTCGGCAGCACCCCGGCCGAGCAGCTGCTGGCGCACACCCCCGAGCTGGACGGGGAGCTGGTCCGCCGGCTGGCCGCGACCGGGTACGCCAGCGGCGACCTGGGCCGTGACCTCTACGACTGGATGGGCCGGGAGAACTTCGAGGAGCGCTGGCACGACGACCGGATCGACCCGGTGGTGCTGGAGCACCTGCGCCGCACCACCGGCTGA
- a CDS encoding cytidine deaminase, translating to MTDLDPEDAKLVTLARSARGRTGAAEGAAVRDTDGRTYLAATVALPSLRLTALQAAVAAAVSSGVTGLEAAAVVSTADGVEDAGLAAVRDLTPSAPVLLAGPDGAVRTTV from the coding sequence GTGACCGATCTCGACCCCGAGGACGCCAAGCTCGTCACCCTGGCCCGCTCCGCACGCGGGCGCACCGGCGCCGCGGAGGGTGCCGCGGTCCGCGACACCGACGGCCGCACCTACCTCGCCGCGACCGTCGCGCTGCCCTCGCTGCGGCTGACCGCGCTGCAGGCCGCCGTGGCCGCCGCCGTGTCCAGCGGCGTGACGGGGCTAGAGGCCGCGGCCGTCGTCTCGACCGCGGACGGCGTCGAGGACGCCGGGCTGGCCGCCGTCCGCGACCTCACCCCGTCGGCGCCGGTGCTCCTGGCCGGCCCGGACGGCGCCGTCCGCACCACCGTCTGA
- a CDS encoding histidine triad nucleotide-binding protein, with amino-acid sequence MTDCLFCRMVAGDIPADVVHETDRTLAFRDINPQAPTHVLVIPKAHHPTVAALAQADPDLLGAVVRAVSAVAVQEGLATEDGAEPGYRVVTNTGPAAGQTVHHVHLHVLGGRDLRWPPG; translated from the coding sequence GTGACCGACTGCCTGTTCTGCCGGATGGTGGCCGGGGACATCCCCGCCGACGTCGTGCACGAGACCGACCGGACGCTGGCCTTCCGGGACATCAACCCGCAGGCGCCCACGCACGTCCTGGTGATCCCGAAGGCCCACCACCCCACGGTCGCCGCGCTGGCGCAGGCCGACCCCGACCTGCTCGGTGCCGTCGTCCGCGCCGTGTCCGCCGTCGCCGTCCAGGAGGGGCTGGCCACCGAGGACGGCGCCGAGCCCGGCTACCGGGTGGTGACCAACACCGGCCCGGCGGCCGGGCAGACCGTCCACCACGTGCACCTGCACGTGCTCGGTGGCCGCGACCTGCGCTGGCCGCCCGGCTGA
- a CDS encoding glycine--tRNA ligase — protein sequence MSESTAKHDPARLDKVVNLCKRRGFVFPSGEIYGGTRSAWDYGPLGVELKENIKRQWWRTVVQSRDDIVGLDSSVILPRMTWVASGHVGVFTDPLTECQNCHKRFRADHLEEEFEARKGRSPENGLADISCPNCGTKGAWTEPRDFNMMLKTHLGPVEDESGLHYLRPETAQGIFVNFANVMGAARKKPPFGIGQIGKSFRNEITPGNFIFRTREFEQMEMEFFVEPGTDEQWHQYWIDERTRWYTELGISPDNLRHYEHPKEKLSHYSTRTVDIEYRFGFQGSEWGELEGIANRTDFDLKTHSEHSGTDLSYFDQGTNSRWTPYVIEPAAGLTRSLMAFLVEAHTEDTAPNAKGGVDTRTVLRLDPRLAPVKAAVLPLSRNADLSPKARDLAAALRRAWNVDFDDAGAIGRRYRRQDEIGTPFCLTVDFDTLTDDAVTVRERDSMSQERVGLDQVETYLKARLPVC from the coding sequence GTGAGCGAGAGCACCGCCAAGCACGACCCCGCACGCCTGGACAAGGTGGTGAACCTCTGCAAGCGGCGGGGGTTCGTCTTCCCGTCCGGTGAGATCTACGGCGGCACCCGCTCCGCCTGGGACTACGGGCCCCTGGGCGTGGAGCTCAAGGAGAACATCAAGCGGCAGTGGTGGCGCACCGTCGTCCAGAGCCGGGACGACATCGTCGGGCTGGACTCCTCGGTGATCCTGCCGCGGATGACCTGGGTCGCCTCCGGGCACGTCGGCGTCTTCACCGACCCGCTGACCGAGTGCCAGAACTGCCACAAGCGCTTCCGGGCCGACCACCTCGAGGAGGAGTTCGAGGCGCGCAAGGGCCGCAGCCCCGAGAACGGCCTCGCGGACATCTCCTGCCCGAACTGCGGCACCAAGGGCGCGTGGACCGAGCCGCGCGACTTCAACATGATGCTCAAGACCCACCTCGGCCCGGTCGAGGACGAGTCCGGCCTGCACTACCTGCGCCCGGAGACCGCTCAGGGCATCTTCGTGAACTTCGCCAACGTGATGGGCGCGGCCCGCAAGAAGCCGCCGTTCGGCATCGGCCAGATCGGCAAGTCCTTCCGCAACGAGATCACCCCGGGCAACTTCATCTTCCGGACGCGGGAGTTCGAGCAGATGGAGATGGAGTTCTTCGTCGAGCCCGGCACCGACGAGCAGTGGCACCAGTACTGGATCGACGAGCGCACCCGCTGGTACACCGAACTGGGCATCTCCCCGGACAACCTGCGGCACTACGAGCACCCGAAGGAGAAGCTGTCGCACTACTCGACGCGCACCGTCGACATCGAGTACCGCTTCGGCTTCCAGGGCTCGGAGTGGGGTGAGCTCGAGGGCATCGCCAACCGCACCGACTTCGACCTGAAGACGCACTCCGAGCACTCCGGCACCGACCTCAGCTACTTCGACCAGGGCACCAACAGCCGCTGGACGCCGTACGTCATCGAGCCGGCCGCCGGGCTGACACGCTCGCTGATGGCCTTCCTCGTCGAGGCCCACACCGAGGACACCGCCCCCAACGCCAAGGGGGGTGTCGACACCCGCACGGTGCTGCGGCTGGACCCGCGGCTGGCGCCGGTCAAGGCCGCCGTCCTGCCGCTGTCGCGCAACGCCGACCTCTCGCCCAAGGCCCGCGACCTGGCCGCGGCGCTGCGGCGCGCCTGGAACGTCGACTTCGACGACGCCGGCGCGATCGGCCGCCGGTACCGCCGGCAGGACGAGATCGGGACGCCGTTCTGCCTGACCGTGGACTTCGACACCCTCACCGACGACGCGGTCACCGTCCGGGAGCGCGACTCGATGAGCCAGGAGCGGGTCGGCCTGGACCAGGTCGAGACCTACCTGAAGGCCCGGCTGCCCGTCTGCTGA
- a CDS encoding hemolysin family protein, with translation MTSGEITLLVVAVLLVPLAGLFGAMDAALQRVSKARVDELRRDGVKRAGVLSDVVAERARHVALLLLLRIGCEMVAATLVAVILYRIWGGGWQPVLAAAGVMTVVTYVLIGVGPRTLGRQHAYGFALRTAGVVAVLGRVLGPVATLLILVGNAITPGRGFRDGPFSSEVELRELVDMAEERGVVESGERNMIHSVFELGDTIAREVMVPRTDVVWIERTKTLRQALALALRSGFSRIPVIGENVDDVVGVIYLKDLIRRTSGGQDVRIDVRVEELMRPPTFVPESKPVDELLRDMQAQRIHIAIVVDEYGGFAGLVTIEDILEEIVGEIADEHDRFQRPPVEQLENGSVRITARLPVEDLATLFEVELPRDDDVETVGGLLARELGVVPIEGSRADVAGLRLVAESTGGRRNRIDTLLVCRVPETDGEDDGGQSPAEPPPTEDVAATTSRATTSGAATSGAPASAATASGATRVEQPAGALER, from the coding sequence ATGACCTCCGGCGAGATCACCCTGCTGGTGGTCGCCGTGCTGCTCGTCCCGCTCGCCGGGCTGTTCGGCGCCATGGACGCCGCCCTGCAGCGGGTGTCCAAGGCGCGGGTGGACGAGCTGCGGCGCGACGGCGTGAAGCGGGCCGGCGTGCTCTCCGACGTCGTCGCCGAGCGGGCCCGGCACGTGGCCCTGCTGCTCCTGCTGCGGATCGGCTGCGAGATGGTCGCCGCCACCCTGGTCGCGGTCATCCTCTATCGGATCTGGGGCGGAGGGTGGCAGCCGGTGCTCGCCGCCGCCGGGGTGATGACCGTCGTCACCTACGTGCTGATCGGCGTCGGCCCGCGCACGCTGGGCCGCCAGCACGCCTACGGCTTCGCGCTGCGCACCGCCGGGGTGGTCGCCGTGCTCGGCCGGGTGCTCGGCCCGGTGGCCACGCTGCTCATCCTGGTCGGCAACGCGATCACCCCCGGGCGCGGCTTCCGCGACGGGCCGTTCTCCTCCGAGGTCGAGCTGCGCGAGCTGGTCGACATGGCCGAGGAGCGCGGCGTGGTCGAGTCCGGCGAGCGCAACATGATCCACTCGGTGTTCGAGCTGGGCGACACCATCGCCCGCGAGGTCATGGTGCCGCGCACCGACGTGGTGTGGATCGAGCGGACCAAGACGCTGCGCCAGGCCCTCGCACTCGCCCTGCGCAGCGGGTTCAGCCGCATCCCGGTGATCGGTGAGAACGTCGACGACGTCGTCGGGGTCATCTACCTCAAGGACCTCATCCGCCGGACCTCCGGCGGCCAGGACGTCCGGATCGACGTCCGGGTCGAGGAGCTGATGCGCCCGCCGACGTTCGTGCCGGAGTCCAAGCCGGTCGACGAGCTGCTGCGGGACATGCAGGCCCAGCGCATCCACATCGCGATCGTCGTCGACGAGTACGGCGGCTTCGCCGGGCTGGTGACCATCGAGGACATCCTCGAGGAGATCGTCGGTGAGATCGCCGACGAGCACGACCGCTTCCAGCGGCCGCCGGTCGAGCAGCTGGAGAACGGCTCGGTGCGGATCACGGCCCGGCTGCCGGTCGAGGACCTCGCCACTCTCTTCGAGGTGGAGCTGCCCCGCGACGACGACGTGGAGACCGTCGGCGGGCTGCTCGCCCGCGAGCTGGGCGTGGTGCCGATCGAGGGCTCCCGGGCCGACGTCGCAGGGCTGCGGCTGGTCGCGGAGAGCACCGGCGGGCGCCGCAACCGCATCGACACCCTCCTGGTGTGCCGGGTGCCCGAGACCGACGGGGAGGACGACGGCGGGCAGTCGCCGGCCGAGCCGCCTCCCACGGAGGACGTCGCGGCCACGACGTCCAGGGCCACGACGTCCGGTGCCGCGACGTCCGGTGCCCCGGCGTCCGCGGCCACCGCGTCCGGCGCCACCCGCGTCGAGCAGCCCGCCGGCGCCCTGGAACGCTGA
- the ybeY gene encoding rRNA maturation RNase YbeY, which yields MPVEVANESEIAVDESSLTAICTYVLAEMGVNPMAELSVLCVDADYMSTLHERWMGEKGPTDVLAFPMDELDTGRPDEPDPGPALLGDVVLCPSVAIRQARAAGHTMDDELILLATHGVLHLLGYDHMEPAEEKEMFGLQSTLLDGWRAAPRAPMTGEPVERGPVPR from the coding sequence GTGCCGGTCGAGGTGGCCAACGAGTCCGAGATCGCCGTCGACGAGTCCTCCCTCACCGCCATCTGCACCTACGTGCTGGCCGAGATGGGCGTCAACCCGATGGCCGAGCTGTCGGTGCTGTGCGTGGACGCGGACTACATGAGCACGCTGCACGAGCGCTGGATGGGGGAGAAGGGGCCCACCGACGTCCTGGCCTTCCCGATGGACGAGCTGGACACCGGCCGCCCCGACGAGCCCGACCCCGGCCCGGCACTGCTGGGGGACGTCGTGCTGTGCCCCTCGGTCGCCATCCGCCAGGCCCGCGCCGCCGGCCACACCATGGACGACGAGCTGATCCTGCTGGCCACCCACGGCGTGCTGCACCTCCTGGGCTACGACCACATGGAGCCCGCGGAGGAGAAGGAGATGTTCGGCCTGCAGTCCACCCTGCTCGACGGCTGGCGGGCCGCCCCGCGGGCCCCGATGACCGGTGAGCCGGTCGAGCGGGGGCCGGTTCCCCGATGA
- the recO gene encoding DNA repair protein RecO, whose translation MSTVHGSLYRDEGIVLRTQKLGEADRIVTVLTRRHGKVRAVAKGVRRTKSKFGARLEPFSHVDLQFYTGRTLDIVNQAESIRAYGQPIAGDYPAYTAGTAVLETADRLMAEEEKEPNLRLFLLVVGALRALSERTHPAPLVLDAFLLRAMSVAGWEPALGGCARCGEDGPHRHFSVPAGGMVCPPCRPTGSAMPNPATIALLDALLSGDWTTAEASESPQRREGSGLVAALLQWHLERGLRSLPLVDRTDPTAQRREVAPAREA comes from the coding sequence ATGTCCACCGTCCACGGGTCGCTGTACCGCGACGAGGGGATCGTGCTGCGCACCCAGAAGCTGGGCGAGGCCGACCGGATCGTCACGGTGCTCACCCGCCGGCACGGCAAGGTCCGCGCGGTGGCCAAGGGCGTGCGCCGCACCAAGAGCAAGTTCGGCGCCCGGCTGGAGCCCTTCAGCCACGTCGACCTGCAGTTCTACACCGGCCGCACCCTCGACATCGTCAACCAGGCGGAGTCCATCCGCGCCTACGGCCAGCCGATCGCCGGCGACTACCCGGCCTACACCGCCGGCACCGCGGTGCTGGAGACCGCCGACCGGCTCATGGCCGAGGAGGAGAAGGAACCGAACCTGCGGCTGTTCCTGCTCGTCGTCGGCGCGCTGCGGGCGCTGTCCGAGCGCACCCACCCCGCGCCGCTGGTGCTCGACGCCTTCCTGCTGCGCGCCATGTCGGTGGCCGGGTGGGAGCCGGCGCTCGGCGGCTGCGCCCGGTGCGGCGAGGACGGCCCGCACCGGCACTTCTCGGTGCCCGCCGGGGGCATGGTCTGCCCGCCCTGCCGGCCCACCGGCTCGGCGATGCCCAACCCGGCCACCATCGCGCTGCTCGACGCGCTGCTGTCCGGGGACTGGACCACCGCCGAGGCCAGCGAGAGCCCCCAGCGCCGGGAGGGCAGCGGGCTGGTCGCCGCGCTGCTGCAGTGGCACCTGGAGCGCGGGCTGCGCTCGCTGCCGCTGGTCGACCGCACCGATCCGACGGCGCAGCGCCGGGAGGTGGCTCCGGCCCGTGAGGCGTGA
- a CDS encoding antibiotic biosynthesis monooxygenase: MFAVTRLRVPEDDAAGFAADVDALLAALAARPGHRDGEVGRCADDPGLWALVTRWDGVGAYRRALSAAEVKIAGAPVWLYALDEPGVYVPD; encoded by the coding sequence ATGTTCGCCGTGACCCGGCTGCGGGTCCCCGAGGACGACGCCGCTGGCTTCGCCGCCGACGTCGACGCCCTGCTGGCCGCCCTCGCCGCCCGCCCCGGCCACCGTGACGGCGAGGTCGGCCGCTGCGCCGACGACCCGGGGCTGTGGGCGCTGGTCACCCGCTGGGACGGCGTCGGTGCCTACCGCAGGGCGCTGTCGGCCGCCGAGGTGAAGATCGCCGGCGCCCCGGTGTGGCTGTACGCCCTCGACGAACCCGGGGTCTACGTCCCCGACTGA
- a CDS encoding isoprenyl transferase, which translates to MRREVKAPDPHPSGARPPSIPAGRVPGHVAIVMDGNGRWAAERGLPRTAGHQAGESSLFDCVEGAIELGVRAISAYAFSTENWRRSPEEVRFLMGFNRDVIRRRRDEMHELGVRVRWAGRRPRLWRSVIRELEVAEELTRDNDVLTLTMCVNYGGRAEIADAAAAIAHEVAAGRLDPGKVDEGTVARFLDEPDMPDVDLFVRSSGENRTSNFLLWQSAYAEFVFLDTLWPDFDRRHLWAACEEYASRQRRFGSA; encoded by the coding sequence GTGAGGCGTGAGGTGAAGGCGCCCGACCCGCACCCGTCGGGCGCGCGGCCGCCGTCGATCCCGGCCGGCCGGGTGCCCGGCCACGTCGCGATCGTCATGGACGGCAACGGCCGCTGGGCCGCGGAGCGCGGCCTGCCCCGGACGGCGGGGCACCAGGCGGGGGAGTCCTCGCTGTTCGACTGCGTGGAGGGCGCCATCGAGCTGGGCGTGCGGGCGATCAGCGCCTACGCCTTCTCCACGGAGAACTGGCGGCGCAGCCCCGAGGAGGTCCGCTTCCTCATGGGCTTCAACCGCGACGTCATCCGCCGCCGCCGCGACGAGATGCACGAGCTCGGCGTGCGGGTGCGCTGGGCCGGCCGGCGCCCGCGGCTGTGGCGCAGCGTCATCCGGGAGCTCGAGGTCGCCGAGGAGCTCACCCGCGACAACGACGTCCTCACCCTGACCATGTGCGTCAACTACGGCGGGCGGGCAGAGATCGCCGACGCCGCGGCGGCCATCGCCCACGAGGTGGCCGCGGGCCGGCTCGACCCGGGCAAGGTCGACGAGGGCACCGTCGCGCGGTTCCTGGACGAGCCGGACATGCCCGACGTCGACCTGTTCGTGCGCAGCTCCGGGGAGAACCGCACCAGCAACTTCCTGCTGTGGCAGTCGGCCTACGCCGAGTTCGTCTTCCTCGACACGCTGTGGCCGGACTTCGACCGGCGGCACCTGTGGGCGGCGTGCGAGGAGTACGCCTCCCGGCAGCGCCGCTTCGGCAGCGCCTGA
- a CDS encoding enoyl-CoA hydratase/isomerase family protein, translated as MTETAPVRIERDGDVAVVVLDNPPLNLFDAAVFDALDAVVDELVALTDPADPARTRAVLVEARGKVVSGGVDVTVFRDIAEGPEPAGQGADLWRRLLRVTQTVEDLPVPTVFAAHGLTLTAAFELALACDVLLAAERASFGLVEIVVGLTPSMGGPQRLAERAGSARAKEFVFTGERYPAAVLERWDVVNRVLPDEGFAEAARGYAHRVAAGPTVAHAATKRLVTTAVRQGARAADDLVPDVSGALFTTEDLRGAVTSFLAEGPGKATYSGR; from the coding sequence ATGACCGAGACCGCCCCCGTGCGCATCGAGCGGGACGGCGACGTCGCCGTCGTCGTCCTGGACAACCCGCCGCTGAACCTCTTCGACGCCGCCGTCTTCGACGCGCTCGACGCGGTCGTCGACGAACTCGTCGCGCTCACCGACCCCGCCGACCCGGCACGGACCCGGGCGGTGCTGGTCGAGGCGCGCGGGAAGGTCGTCTCCGGCGGCGTCGACGTGACCGTGTTCCGCGACATCGCCGAGGGCCCGGAGCCCGCCGGTCAGGGGGCGGACCTGTGGCGGCGGCTGCTGCGGGTGACCCAGACCGTCGAGGACCTCCCGGTGCCGACCGTGTTCGCCGCGCACGGGCTCACCCTCACCGCCGCCTTCGAGCTGGCGCTGGCCTGCGACGTGCTGCTGGCCGCCGAGCGGGCGTCGTTCGGGCTGGTGGAGATCGTCGTCGGGCTCACCCCGTCGATGGGCGGACCGCAGCGGCTGGCCGAACGGGCCGGCTCCGCCCGCGCCAAGGAGTTCGTGTTCACCGGCGAGCGCTACCCCGCCGCCGTCCTCGAGCGGTGGGACGTGGTGAACCGGGTGCTGCCCGACGAGGGCTTCGCCGAGGCCGCCCGCGGCTACGCCCACCGGGTCGCCGCCGGCCCGACCGTGGCCCACGCCGCGACGAAGCGGCTGGTCACGACCGCGGTGCGGCAGGGCGCGCGGGCCGCCGACGACCTGGTGCCCGACGTCTCCGGCGCGCTGTTCACGACCGAGGACCTGCGCGGCGCGGTGACCTCCTTCCTCGCCGAGGGACCCGGGAAGGCGACCTACTCGGGTCGGTGA